TCTTATAACTTTAAAATAAAAATTTGATGCTAAATAGCTACTCATCCACCCAATAACAGGAATCCCTTTTTTATTAGCCATTCTAACAGCTGGACCCCAATCTACATAAATTGCATGTGACATATATAGCTTTTCAGGTTTTAAAATATCCAATGCTTTCTTACTAGCAATTGCGTTAATATAAGCACTAAATACATATTCCTGCATAACATTATCAGAACATTTTTCTAGTCTATGCCCTTGCAGATATCGATATATCGATGATTTTATATTTGTTCCTATGTTAATTCCGTGATATTCTATCGAATCAATTTCATCCCACTTTGCTTGTTGTGATAACTTTCTTGCTATATCAAATTCTTCTAAACTAATATAGTCCCCAACATATGAATATTCTATTCCTAACTTTTTAAGAACTTCTGTATTATTTTCACAACACCTTTCACATAAATCAGACCATACATTATAGGAATAGCCATTAAAAATTTCCCTCCGCACACAAGCACAGTATTTACCATCACAGATAATTGCATGAGTTTCAATTCCTCTAAAATTTAAACTTTTTGCAATAATACCCTCCACACTTAAAATTTCTTTCATCCCACCAGGTACCCAAAATAATATTTTCATCTATAATCCCCCTGTCTTAAAGAACACATATCAAATATATTAATTTTATACTTTATTTTTTTACTTTAACAACACTCGCCACATATTTTATGCATTCTATTTTTCCCACAACGAACAGCCTCTTTATATTCACTACTATTTCGTATTTTTTCGATAGAAGATTTAAAAACATTTCCTACTACTAAATCACCATATTGATCTTGACAACAAATAGTATAATTACCATTGTAGTAAATGGCATCGCAAAGATGATTACATCTAGGAATAAGTGGTTTAGTCTTCATTTCTCCACCACTACCACTATAATTAAATCTTAAAAATGGTAATACATCTTCTGAAACTACATTATTAAAATAATATTCCAATTCTTCTTTTGTACAATGTGAAGGTACTGGGCAAGTGGTTGTATATTCATCAACACAATTTGGTGTTCCGCCAAGTGATACAACAAAATCAATTAAATCTTTATTCTGATGTACATTATATTTTGTACAATTCATTTTCACATGAACCATTTTGTTTGCCTTATAAACTTTTTTTAAATTAGAAACAACTTTTTCAAAATTAGAATTAATCATAACTTTTTCATGTACTCCCTTAGTGATACCACCGATATTAACAACTATAGGAATATTTGTTTCTACTAATGCTTGTATATCAATATCCATGCTAAAATTCGAATGAACTCCTACATTATCTATTTCATT
This genomic interval from Selenobaculum gibii contains the following:
- a CDS encoding radical SAM protein, with product MNNFERKPKDMLTIEVTSMCNVKCVWCFMQTFNKIEKHHMSLNTFKNLIETNKDYIKENFVIAPFFRGEPLLNPDFWNMCKILKENEIDNVGVHSNFSMDIDIQALVETNIPIVVNIGGITKGVHEKVMINSNFEKVVSNLKKVYKANKMVHVKMNCTKYNVHQNKDLIDFVVSLGGTPNCVDEYTTTCPVPSHCTKEELEYYFNNVVSEDVLPFLRFNYSGSGGEMKTKPLIPRCNHLCDAIYYNGNYTICCQDQYGDLVVGNVFKSSIEKIRNSSEYKEAVRCGKNRMHKICGECC